In the Raphanus sativus cultivar WK10039 unplaced genomic scaffold, ASM80110v3 Scaffold0217, whole genome shotgun sequence genome, one interval contains:
- the LOC108846963 gene encoding chaperonin-like RbcX protein 2, chloroplastic isoform X2 encodes MVGALFVVGSSVMDPPSGPCLCIDAHTRISPNKKKILGSARKLELGSSFTGSSIVFRLSSTKRVPRIASRRSKKKLVIVNEDVAGNYEDTFGDVKTQLINYFTYKAVRTVLHQLYEMNPPRYTWFYNYVVSNRPTEGKRFLRKLGKELAERVMITRLHLYGKWIKKCDHGKIYQDISDENLALMRERLMETVIWPSDDSNSEVIG; translated from the exons ATGGTGGGTGCTCTGTTTGTTGTTGGTTCATCGGTGATGGATCCCCCAAGCGGTCCATGTTTATGCATTGATGCTCATACAAGAATCTCTCCGAACAAGAAGAAGATCCTTGGCAGTGCAAGAAAGCTAGAGTTAGGAAGCTCTTTTACCGGTTCAAGCATTGTTTTCAGGCTTTCTTCTACCAAACGCGTACCAAGAATTGCGAGTCGAAGGAGCAAGAAGAAGCTCGTGATTGTGAACGAGGACGTTGCTGGGAACTACGAGGATACCTTCGGAGATGTCAAGACG CAACTTATAAACTACTTCACGTACAAAGCTGTGAGGACGGTTCTTCATCAATTATACGAAATGAATCCTCCTCGATACACTTGGTTCTATAA ttACGTCGTATCAAATAGACCAACCGAAGGCAAACGATTCCTTCGCAAACTCGGCAAG GAGCTTGCAGAAAGAGTTATGATCACACGCCTCCACTTGTATGGGAAGTGGATCAAG aaATGCGACCATGGGAAGATATACCAAGATATATCAGATGAGAACTTGGCGTTGATGCGTGAACGGCTGATGGAGACCGTGATATGGCCTTCTGACGACTCAAACTCTGAGGTTATTGGCTAA
- the LOC108846963 gene encoding chaperonin-like RbcX protein 2, chloroplastic isoform X1 has protein sequence MVGALFVVGSSVMDPPSGPCLCIDAHTRISPNKKKILGSARKLELGSSFTGSSIVFRLSSTKRVPRIASRRSKKKLVIVNEDVAGNYEDTFGDVKTQLINYFTYKAVRTVLHQLYEMNPPRYTWFYNYVVSNRPTEGKRFLRKLGKENQELAERVMITRLHLYGKWIKKCDHGKIYQDISDENLALMRERLMETVIWPSDDSNSEVIG, from the exons ATGGTGGGTGCTCTGTTTGTTGTTGGTTCATCGGTGATGGATCCCCCAAGCGGTCCATGTTTATGCATTGATGCTCATACAAGAATCTCTCCGAACAAGAAGAAGATCCTTGGCAGTGCAAGAAAGCTAGAGTTAGGAAGCTCTTTTACCGGTTCAAGCATTGTTTTCAGGCTTTCTTCTACCAAACGCGTACCAAGAATTGCGAGTCGAAGGAGCAAGAAGAAGCTCGTGATTGTGAACGAGGACGTTGCTGGGAACTACGAGGATACCTTCGGAGATGTCAAGACG CAACTTATAAACTACTTCACGTACAAAGCTGTGAGGACGGTTCTTCATCAATTATACGAAATGAATCCTCCTCGATACACTTGGTTCTATAA ttACGTCGTATCAAATAGACCAACCGAAGGCAAACGATTCCTTCGCAAACTCGGCAAG GAGAATCAGGAGCTTGCAGAAAGAGTTATGATCACACGCCTCCACTTGTATGGGAAGTGGATCAAG aaATGCGACCATGGGAAGATATACCAAGATATATCAGATGAGAACTTGGCGTTGATGCGTGAACGGCTGATGGAGACCGTGATATGGCCTTCTGACGACTCAAACTCTGAGGTTATTGGCTAA
- the LOC130501501 gene encoding uncharacterized protein LOC130501501 has product MARSPYYGSSFLDYISLPNPHLCFFFMVVFFVFSFTWYLNYESILEDTMNNLKFFIILSPLFLLLIVHFFSGGLSLYVPLPEQDSIHHAGSSPWGVAAVLVVILFMVSYQSDIHEMWFPFGAK; this is encoded by the coding sequence ATGGCGAGATCACCATACTACGGCTCTTCCTTCTTAGACTACATCTCTCTCCCAAACCCAcacctctgtttcttcttcatgGTCGTCTTCTTCGTGTTCTCCTTCACATGGTACTTGAACTACGAGTCCATCCTCGAAGACACCATGAATAATCTCAAGTTCTTCATCATCCTCTcccctctcttcctcctcctcatcgTCCACTTCTTCTCTGGGGGACTCTCCTTGTACGTCCCCTTGCCTGAACAAGACTCCATTCACCATGCCGGTTCATCACCTTGGGGCGTAGCAGCCGTGCTCGTGGTCATCTTGTTCATGGTCTCGTACCAGTCAGACATCCACGAGATGTGGTTCCCCTTTGGGGCTAAGTAG